One region of Mucilaginibacter gotjawali genomic DNA includes:
- a CDS encoding amidohydrolase family protein: MKSICAVLIFLFVSFSLHAQKWNVETPPGTQKKVPITTDEGTWMNLDVSPDGKTIAFDLLGDIYSMPITGGKATLLAGGKAWEIQPRFSPDGKQISYTSDKDGGDNIWIMNSDGSDKHAVTKESFRLLNNASWTPDGQFFVARKHFTGTRSLGAGEMWLYHKTGGEGIQLTKRKNDQEDAGEPIVSPDGKYIYWSEDVTPGPDFQYNKDPYKGIYAIQRLNRQTGAIENVTGGPGGACRPQISSDGKLMAFVKRVRLKSVLYIHNLSTGEEWPIYDDLSHDQQETWAIFGVYPNFAWLPNNNNIIIYAKGKIWNIDVNTLNAAQIPFEVTSQQTITDALHYQQKVYQETFPVKMIRQLTTSPDGKYVAFNAAGYIYVKSLPDGIPFRVTYTNDFEYDPSFSPDGKSLVYIDWSDEMKASVNKIELQTCQVTKLTTEKGFYYTPKFNNKGDKVVFRKGEGNEVSGYAFGKDPGIYIVSANGGKPKMIINNGIYPQFSTDDSRLYYQSSEGDKKAFKMMDTTGANQQTLYTSKYTTQFNPSPDGKWMAFTELFNCYITPMVYTGSPQDLSATNKAIPLSKLTRDAGTYLHWSKDSQKLMWTLGPKYFTRDIRNAFPFAEGGTDKTPPIDTAGIDIGLNIKTDVPDGKIALKNVRIITMRGDEVIENGTILVNGNKITTIGKAADVLIPDDAKIYDLSGKTIMPGIVDVHAHLHASPDGISPQQDWNYYANLAYGVTTAHDPSSNTEMVFSQAEMLKAGNMVGPRVYSTGTILYGADGDFKAVINSIDDARSNLRRLKAVGAFSVKSYNQPRREQRQQIIEAARELQMEVVPEGGSTFFTNMNMILDGHTGIEHNIPVWPVYKDVKSLWNASKTGYTPTLIVSYGTQFGENFWYDRTEVWKNERLLTYTPQSIIDARSRRRTTSEYGDYGHIEVSKYVKQIADGGTKVNLGSHGQIQGIGAHWELWMLVQGGMSPMQALRCATMNGAAYLGMDKEIGSLELGKLADLVVLDDNPLDNIRNSDKIKYVMVNGRLFDASSMNEIGNREKVRQPFWWQQNRGQISSQPLGNTETYLFTAQDGD; the protein is encoded by the coding sequence ATGAAATCTATCTGCGCTGTTCTTATATTTTTGTTTGTTTCCTTTTCTCTTCATGCCCAGAAATGGAACGTCGAAACCCCTCCCGGTACTCAAAAAAAAGTTCCCATAACCACAGATGAAGGCACATGGATGAACCTGGATGTAAGCCCCGATGGTAAAACTATCGCTTTTGATCTTTTGGGTGATATTTACTCCATGCCTATCACCGGTGGCAAAGCAACCTTGCTGGCGGGCGGCAAAGCGTGGGAGATTCAACCCCGTTTCAGCCCGGATGGTAAGCAGATATCCTATACCAGCGATAAAGACGGCGGCGATAACATTTGGATAATGAACAGCGATGGCAGCGATAAACATGCCGTTACCAAAGAGAGTTTCAGATTGCTCAACAATGCTTCATGGACGCCAGACGGACAGTTTTTTGTTGCCCGGAAACATTTTACTGGTACCCGCTCCCTGGGTGCAGGCGAAATGTGGCTATACCATAAAACCGGCGGCGAAGGCATACAATTAACCAAACGCAAAAACGACCAGGAGGATGCCGGCGAACCCATCGTTTCGCCGGATGGTAAATATATCTACTGGAGCGAGGACGTTACACCGGGCCCTGATTTTCAATATAATAAAGACCCTTACAAAGGCATTTATGCCATACAGCGCCTGAACCGCCAAACCGGCGCTATTGAGAATGTAACCGGCGGCCCGGGCGGCGCCTGCCGCCCCCAAATATCGTCCGACGGCAAATTGATGGCCTTTGTTAAACGGGTACGCTTAAAATCGGTATTGTACATTCATAATTTAAGTACCGGCGAGGAATGGCCCATATACGACGATCTATCACATGACCAGCAGGAAACCTGGGCCATTTTTGGCGTTTATCCAAATTTCGCCTGGTTGCCTAACAACAATAACATCATTATTTATGCAAAAGGTAAAATATGGAATATTGATGTTAATACGCTTAATGCGGCTCAAATACCTTTTGAGGTAACGTCGCAACAAACCATTACCGACGCCTTGCATTACCAGCAAAAGGTTTACCAGGAAACCTTCCCGGTTAAAATGATCCGGCAACTGACCACCTCGCCCGACGGGAAATATGTAGCCTTTAATGCGGCAGGTTATATCTACGTTAAAAGCTTGCCGGATGGCATCCCTTTCAGGGTTACTTACACCAATGATTTCGAATACGATCCCTCATTTAGTCCGGATGGTAAGTCATTGGTTTATATCGATTGGTCGGACGAGATGAAAGCATCTGTAAATAAAATTGAACTTCAAACCTGCCAGGTCACCAAACTGACGACCGAAAAAGGTTTTTATTATACGCCAAAATTCAACAATAAGGGCGATAAAGTAGTGTTCCGCAAAGGTGAAGGCAATGAAGTATCCGGCTATGCTTTTGGGAAAGACCCGGGCATTTACATCGTTTCTGCAAACGGCGGTAAACCGAAAATGATCATCAATAACGGTATCTATCCCCAGTTTTCAACCGATGATAGCAGGCTTTATTACCAAAGCTCCGAGGGTGATAAAAAAGCCTTCAAAATGATGGATACCACCGGCGCCAACCAGCAAACACTTTATACCTCGAAATATACTACCCAGTTTAACCCAAGCCCTGACGGCAAGTGGATGGCCTTTACCGAACTGTTCAACTGCTACATTACCCCGATGGTTTATACCGGCAGCCCGCAGGACCTATCGGCAACAAATAAAGCTATACCGTTAAGTAAGCTTACGCGCGACGCCGGAACTTACCTGCACTGGAGCAAAGACAGCCAAAAGCTGATGTGGACCCTCGGCCCAAAATATTTCACAAGGGATATCCGTAATGCCTTCCCGTTTGCTGAAGGCGGCACAGATAAGACCCCACCCATTGACACAGCCGGGATAGATATCGGCCTGAACATAAAAACTGACGTTCCTGATGGAAAGATCGCCCTTAAAAATGTGCGCATCATCACCATGCGGGGCGACGAGGTGATTGAAAACGGTACCATCCTGGTTAACGGGAATAAGATCACTACGATAGGCAAAGCAGCTGACGTTTTAATCCCGGATGACGCCAAGATCTACGACCTGTCCGGCAAAACTATTATGCCCGGCATCGTAGATGTACATGCGCATTTGCATGCCAGCCCTGACGGCATATCGCCTCAGCAGGATTGGAACTATTATGCTAACCTCGCCTACGGCGTTACTACAGCGCACGACCCCTCCAGCAATACGGAAATGGTGTTTAGCCAGGCGGAAATGCTGAAAGCCGGCAATATGGTGGGGCCGAGGGTTTATTCAACAGGCACCATCCTTTACGGCGCCGACGGCGACTTTAAGGCAGTGATCAACAGCATTGATGATGCCCGCTCCAACCTGCGCAGGCTAAAAGCGGTAGGTGCATTTTCAGTAAAAAGCTATAACCAGCCGCGCCGCGAGCAGCGCCAGCAGATCATTGAAGCGGCCCGCGAGTTACAGATGGAAGTTGTTCCGGAAGGCGGCTCCACCTTTTTTACCAACATGAATATGATCCTGGACGGGCATACCGGCATCGAACACAATATCCCTGTTTGGCCGGTTTATAAAGACGTTAAATCCCTTTGGAATGCCAGCAAAACAGGGTACACTCCTACCCTTATTGTATCTTATGGAACGCAGTTTGGCGAGAATTTCTGGTACGACCGCACCGAGGTTTGGAAAAACGAGCGCCTGCTTACCTATACCCCGCAATCCATTATCGATGCCCGCTCAAGGCGGAGGACGACCAGCGAATACGGCGATTACGGCCATATCGAAGTATCCAAATACGTAAAGCAGATAGCGGATGGCGGCACTAAGGTTAATTTAGGCTCGCACGGGCAGATCCAGGGCATTGGCGCCCATTGGGAACTGTGGATGCTGGTACAAGGCGGAATGTCACCTATGCAGGCCCTGCGCTGCGCCACCATGAATGGCGCTGCCTACCTCGGTATGGATAAGGAGATCGGCTCGTTGGAACTGGGCAAGTTGGCCGACCTGGTAGTTTTGGACGATAACCCGCTCGACAATATCCGCAACAGCGATAAAATTAAATACGTAATGGTGAACGGCAGGCTGTTTGATGCCAGCTCGATGAACGAGATTGGCAACCGCGAAAAAGTCAGGCAACCCTTCTGGTGGCAGCAAAACCGCGGCCAGATCAGCAGCCAGCCCCTCGGCAATACCGAAACCTATTTGTTTACAGCACAGGATGGTGACTGA